The DNA segment ACAATATACACTGTCTATATTTTTGAAGTGAGCTTCCCCATGCCACAGACATTTATAAACACTTTTGTTATTGTTCTACAAcattaacattttcaaattttataaaccaATATACTTGGTCTGTCACCAGTTGTTCTGCATAACACCATCATCATTCCTGTATCTTTGTTTATGTCTATTCCTATAGGATAAGTATCTCCATTAGGTATCGCAAATGATAGTAATGtcttatttgttttctcttttggAGACACAACCACTATTTCATTTGTTCCTAAAGTAGCCACATAAATAAAGCCATTGATATCTAACGCATGTCCAGTAGAAAATGTAATAGCATCGTGCATAAATGTCCATAGAGGTTCTCCATTCCTTTTGAAGCAACTTACTTTGTTACTAGTAAAATGAGTgcaataaatgttttctttgaataatgaaatacaaGTTCCTCCAACTCCTAAGAATGTTTGGGTCATATCTTTCAGATTTACTATTGTGCATTTATTATGACAATTGCCGTATTTGTATAAAACCAAAACTTGACCATCACTTGTTACTTTATGACAGATATCAGAAAGGttgattattttgataattttgttcTTTTCTATATCGACCAGTGCTGACTGTTTGATTGTTTGGAACGAGATGGCCACTGTATTATTACTAACAATGCAAAGATCATTTGGATTGCCTTCGAACGTCATCACCTTTCTTATAAGGATGCCCTCTTTATTGAAAAGTAAAAGTTGATCATGCCGGCGATCAaggaatacaaaattatcaTCATGTAATATTCTGCAGGCATAATCTGTTTCATGGTCAACCCCGTCGGGCATTGTCACTTTTTTTAGGAACAATGGCTTAATTTGTTCAATAACAGGTATAGTATGAACTAAAGCTTGTGCTTGATCTTTTCTCCTGGCTTTAATTTGAACAGTAGAAGAGCTAACCGTGATATGTATATCTCCAAATGATTTGACATCTTGCAAAATTAATTTAAGAGCAGACGAAATTTCAAGTTCTAAGTTATTTTCCTCCAACTGGTCACCACTCTCTAAATCATCTATGTATTTCGCTGCCTCAGATGTCgtcttttcaatttttctcaaaCCAACGTATATTTGTAGTTGGGTGGCatattgtgtcattttggaAAATTCTTTTTGAAGTTTGTATATTTCAACAGATCGATGCTCAACTTGATTTAAAAGAGTGTTCATATATGATTTAAGCTTAGAGTGGTTAGATTCCAAGTCATCAAGAATTTGTTGCTCTAACCTGTTTATGTAATCATCTATGGACTTCCTCATCGTACGAACTTCTTCAATGGCTTTTGTTTTCTGAATTCTGTTTTCAGTAATCCtgcttttcaaatattttgaaatatgatcAAAGTTTTCCTTCAGAACCTTTAAATCATTCTCAAGTAGTTGGACAGATGCAGATGATTTAACATTCGTTAGGATGTCTGACAGTGGCTTCATATCTTTACATTTCTGGTGCTTGGTAACACACTGAACACAACAAGGACATGCATGAAAGGAACAATAGAGTTCAAACTTTTTATTATGCTCTTGGCACTGGCTGCTTATTTTTCGCATGAATGCGGGTAGATTGTAGTAGTCTTCAACAGACATGGTTTTGTGGCATTTACATGATCGTGACCTATTGTGATGTTTGTTACAATCCATACACATGAAAACTTCACATTCTGTGCACCACGTGACTGCCTGCCTTAGTTCATCATTCTCTTGACATAGTGTACATACATCTGTACAGGATGATGATGCCATTGtcttttatatactttaatatctgaatatatataatagatGAAATGCTTAACATGGGCATGAATAGGATCTAAGGAATATTCTttggaaataaaaattattcaaatatgagTTTTACGAATATGTAGGTTTCTTGCTTCATGTAGGATTTGGAAGTAAGAAAACCTTCTGAAcgtgttgttcagtggttgtcgtttgctgGTTTGTGAATAGATTACACCGTTGATTTTCCTGCTTGGATTGCGTTACATTGGCCATTTAAGGAGGTTactactcagtttcaaaataacaagcttttcatAACACTAGTATAGATCGATAGGAGATTATTAAAGGAACAAAAagagcaaaacaaatataattcaatgtgcttgttttcgagatattgtcattgaaattttggaaggAAAATGGTCTCTCTAAATTTtacatagctttatcattgacaagttaagGTGCTCAAAAACTATAAAGAAATAACAAGGTTTTATAAGACTTGAACAACTGACTTATActgatacatgtaaaagatttataaaaagcaaAATGGGAGTCAATTGGTAAAATTTTTGAAGGCattaaggaagctggcttgtcatgttttggaattttggtcaaattttcggaatcctctggttttattcatttgaatgcattaaaacaatttgcccggtgaccccaatttttctttttgtaattcttttaaatgtataatgataagctgtctgttaaagtcttataaaaatttattatttttaatagtttttgaggaCTTTAACTTTTCAATGAAAAAgcaatgaaaaatcaagagagcacattttcccgccaaaatttcaatggctaatatcttgaaaacaagCAAGGTGAccgatatatttttttgctcttttgattcctttattaatcccctatcaatatatgctagtgttttgaaaagttaattactttgaaactgagaagccaACTCCCTTAATTTCTAACCAGCATGAGCAAACTCATTAACtgcatttttttcccttttatcCCTATAACATGGCTATGATGGTAAATAAGGAAATAAGAagtagataacaaaaaaaggaactcagaagaaaattcaaaaagaaaagtccctagtcaaatggcaaaatcacaagcttaaaacaccaaacaaatggataacaactgtcgtaTTTCTGACTTGTCACAGGCATTTTCGTATGATTAAAGATTTAAGATTTCGTGagggattaaacctggttttatagcaagcTAATTGTAATCCTCTCAATTGTATGACAGACACATAAGATTCCATTACATTgacaacgatgtatgaacaaagcAAACAGACATagtaggtaaaaatgtcaagaaTATCAATATGAAAATGGGATGTGACACACTTGAACGTATAATATATCTGCATgatgatttatatttacgaatgatgtccttgcACCAATGATAATATTTAGTAAATGAtttgacaaaaatgtttgtGATTTCGAAAAAAACATCAGAAGTACAAAGATTTCTTACGGtaagttcaaataaattgtttgatacacgagcgaatcgtacaagtaagaatataattataaacacCCTAATATAAGATGGTGTTAATAGAACGTCACCATCTCAAACTAGATAAATAATAATAGGAAacttaaaatcatttctttcatcgttaattttataattaagctTCCTTTATAGATCTAGATTTCAAGATCCAGGAAAGGACACTGCTCATTGTTAGTATTATCTTTATTTAGAGTAAGATCAGCTGGATAAATCTCATTAGTGTACATACTGAAGTCGGCATTATTGAAAACCAATATAttatccaaatatctaaaagggGTTTTAAATGTTATGATGGAACGTTATTTCGAAGTGCCTATGTTGATTGTAGTCAATAATTGTAATTCGTTACAATAGTGGAAAAAGTATATCATTTCAAGCCTCTGTTAATggtatgcatttgaaatatactAACTTTTTATAACTTAACCAGATTTATATTATGAGTTATGAACAACTTTTTGTCTTTATAGATCGAGTCTGAATGACCATATACGTTTGGTtggataaataaaggcaacagtagtataccgctgttcaaaactcataaatccacaaaaaacaaaatcggggtaacaaactaaaaccgagggaaacgcattaaatataagaggagaacaacgacacaacactaaaatgtaacacacacagaaacggaccaatcattagac comes from the Mytilus trossulus isolate FHL-02 chromosome 3, PNRI_Mtr1.1.1.hap1, whole genome shotgun sequence genome and includes:
- the LOC134710551 gene encoding uncharacterized protein LOC134710551, with the protein product MASSSCTDVCTLCQENDELRQAVTWCTECEVFMCMDCNKHHNRSRSCKCHKTMSVEDYYNLPAFMRKISSQCQEHNKKFELYCSFHACPCCVQCVTKHQKCKDMKPLSDILTNVKSSASVQLLENDLKVLKENFDHISKYLKSRITENRIQKTKAIEEVRTMRKSIDDYINRLEQQILDDLESNHSKLKSYMNTLLNQVEHRSVEIYKLQKEFSKMTQYATQLQIYVGLRKIEKTTSEAAKYIDDLESGDQLEENNLELEISSALKLILQDVKSFGDIHITVSSSTVQIKARRKDQAQALVHTIPVIEQIKPLFLKKVTMPDGVDHETDYACRILHDDNFVFLDRRHDQLLLFNKEGILIRKVMTFEGNPNDLCIVSNNTVAISFQTIKQSALVDIEKNKIIKIINLSDICHKVTSDGQVLVLYKYGNCHNKCTIVNLKDMTQTFLGVGGTCISLFKENIYCTHFTSNKVSCFKRNGEPLWTFMHDAITFSTGHALDINGFIYVATLGTNEIVVVSPKEKTNKTLLSFAIPNGDTYPIGIDINKDTGMMMVLCRTTGDRPSILVYKI